A stretch of Vigna radiata var. radiata cultivar VC1973A unplaced genomic scaffold, Vradiata_ver6 scaffold_201, whole genome shotgun sequence DNA encodes these proteins:
- the LOC106754728 gene encoding uncharacterized protein LOC106754728 has protein sequence MQLGFLQNGSDLSPGKSLDGSFRKSSSVISASTVSGTSGLSKILPISRRVLKGLKECGRKLVDLELFTQYLEEWVLENINGDSADGIPSFRSPFTTDELCKLDLAIEGVPFQQLVRMPIFSDISDELREDQYLAAEDFLHAIIIGLWRTFWHKSGPLPLCVSCPSHIGSKFSSVEKAISRGRVREMRGLALISKTVTDSRFKWDHMVEFALFKPEVFLDNDSRLSVTIICEALFYGFHILVSRSLSKISSVNSDSVFLLVLDSKCGAVMKFSGDLGKLDLLNSSDPYLSVAEWIKTYAEIGITPVEPIWNRLGNPNWGDIGTLQVLLATFYSMAQWNGPPRKSVASLISDHSLRLQKRRTECCLIDTENALVPYHATTDYQAGEIVELDQNELFSNGQSSRLKLRCGDILVLDDPQQGQKSFQIHESLVGGNYYLYSAVCLDHPSQLLTLYVGAHPSRLEPSLEDMSLWYQVQRQTKVLNILRNQGILSKHLPEIVASGRILHSGACNKESPGGRCDHPWCGTPILVTSPRGEPLSSVAAHEGSFSADEATRLCRDCLAALRSAAMANVQHGDICPENIIRVVEKQGVRNKGSMYVPISWGRAVLEDRDSPAINLQFSSSHALQHGKLCPSSDAESIVYILYFICGGTMSLQDSIESALQWRERSWAKRLIQQHIGHVSALLKAFADYVDSLCGTPYPVDYDIWLKRLNKAVEGSADKGKGIEEVPITLRLEDAAGSSGASGP, from the exons ATGCAATTAG GATTTCTGCAAAATGGATCGGATTTATCTCCTGGAAAAAGCCTGGATGGAAGTTTCAGGAAGTCCAGCTCTG TTATTTCTGCTAGTACTGTCTCGGGGACCTCAGGATTGAGCAAAATTCTTCCTATTTCCAGAAGAGTGTTGAAGGGGCTGAAGGAATGTGGAAGGAAACTGGTTGATCTGGAGTTATTCACTCAATATCTTGAGGAGTGGGTCTTGGAGAATATAAATGGTGATTCAGCAGATGGGATTCCGAGTTTTCGTTCACCTTTCACAACTGATGAACTGTGCAAACTTGATTTGGCAATAGAGGGGGTTCCATTTCAGCAACTTGTCCGTATGCCAATCTTCTCTGACATTTCTGATGAGCTTAGGGAAGATCAGTATTTAGCAGCAGAAGATTTCCTTCATGCCATTATCATTGGACTTTGGCGTACATTTTGGCATAAAAGTGGACCACTGCCATTATGTGTCTCTTGTCCGTCTCATATTGGTTCGAAGTTTAGTAGTGTTGAAAAGGCAATATCCAGGGGCAGGGTGAGGGAAATGCGTGGTTTGGCTTTAATATCAAAAACTGTCACAGATTCAAGATTTAAATGGGATCATATGGTAGAGTTTGCCTTATTCAAGCCAGAAGTATTCTTGGACAACGATTCAAGACTATCAGTCACCATCATTTGTGAAGCTCTCTTTTATGGTTTCCATATTCTTGTATCTCGGAGTTTGAGCAAGATTAGTTCTGTCAACAGTGACTCTGTTTTCCTTCTAGTTCTAGATTCCAAATGTGGAGCAGTGATGAAGTTCAGTGGTGACCTTGGCAAACTGGATTTATTGAATTCAAGCGACCCATATTTATCCGTAGCTGAATGGATCAAAACTTATGCTGAAATTGGCATCACCCCAGTGGAACCAATATGGAACCGGTTAGGAAATCCAAACTGGGGGGATATAGGAACTCTGCAGGTACTATTGGCAACTTTCTACTCCATGGCACAATGGAATGGACCACCGCGAAAATCAGTAGCCTCGTTGATTTCAGATCATAGCCTCCGCCTTCAGAAGCGGAGGACAGAATGCTGCCTCATTGACACTGAAAATGCACTGGTTCCTTATCATGCGACAACCGATTATCAAGCTGGAGAGATTGTTGAGCTTGATCAAAATGAACTATTTTCCAATGGCCAATCATCACGCCTGAAGCTCCGGTGTGGAGACATATTGGTCTTGGATGATCCACAGCAGGGACAGAAAAGCTTCCAAATTCATGAATCTCTTGTGGGAGGGAACTATTATCTCTACAGTGCAGTTTGTCTTGATCATCCCTCACAGTTATTGACTTTATACGTGGGTGCTCACCCATCTAGACTTGAACCTTCTTTGGAGGATATGAGCCTCTGGTACCAAGTGCAACGCCAAACAAAGGTTCTAAACATTTTGAGAAATCAAGGAATCCTGAGCAAGCACTTACCTGAGATTGTTGCTTCTGGTAGGATTTTACATTCTGGAGCATGCAATAAAGAGAGCCCTGGGGGAAGGTGTGATCACCCTTGGTGTGGAACTCCAATACTGGTGACATCTCCAAGAGGGGAGCCACTATCATCTGTGGCTGCTCATGAGGGGTCATTTTCTGCAGATGAAGCCACACGCCTGTGCCGGGATTGTCTAGCTGCTCTAAGAAGTGCAGCCATGGCTAATGTGCAGCATGGTGATATTTGTCCTGAGAACATAATACGTGTTGTCGAAAAACAAGGTGTTAGAAACAAAGGTAGCATGTATGTTCCCATATCTTGGGGGCGTGCCGTGCTGGAAGATAGGGACAGCCCAGCAATAAATTTGCAATTCTCATCATCTCATGCACTTCAGCATGGGAAGCTGTGTCCTTCTTCTGATGCTGAAAGCATTGTATACATCCTGTATTTTATTTGTGGAGGGACTATGTCTCTACAAGATTCTATTGAATCTGCTCTACAATGGAGAGAGAGAAGCTGGGCAAAGCGTTTGATCCAGCAGCATATTGGTCATGTTTCTGCTCTCTTGAAAGCATTTGCTGATTATGTGGATAGCCTTTGTGGAACTCCATACCCTGTTGACTATGATATATGGTTGAAAAGATTGAACAAAGCTGTGGAAGGCTCAGCAGATAAAGGTAAAGGGATTGAAGAAGTACCAATAACATTAAGATTAGAGGATGCTGCTGGGTCTTCAGGAGCTTCTGGCCCTTGA